The segment GCTGGGGCTGGAGGCGCGCAGGGTGCCCGCCGCCGAGCGCCGCACCCGCGCGCTCGCGGCGATCGACCTGATCGGCCTCGACGGCTTCGAGAACGCCTATCCCAAGGAATTGTCGGGCGGGATGCGCCAGCGCGTCGGTCTGGCCCGCGCGCTGGTGGTCGATCCGTCGCTGCTGCTGATGGACGAGCCCTTCTCCGCGCTCGACGTGCTCACCGCCGAGACGCTGCGCACCGACCTGCTCGATCTCTGGTCGGAGGGGCGGATGCCGATCCGGTCGATCCTGATCGTCACCCATAATATCGAGGAGGCGGTGCTGATGTGCGACCGCATCCTGGTCTTCTCGTCCAATCCCGGCCGGGTCGCGGCGGAGATCAGGGTCGACCTGCCGCAGCCACGCGACCGGCTCGATCCCGCGTTCCGGGCGCTGGTCGATGAGATATACGCGCTGATGACGGCGCGTCCGGCCGCCGCGCCGGCCCATGACGGGCTGTTCCCCGGCACCGGCATCGCCATGGCGTTGCCGGTCGTCTCGACCAACGCGCTGGCGGGCCTGATCGAGGAGGTGGACGGCGCGCCCTTCGACGGCGAGGCCAGCCTGGCCGACCTCGCCGACCAGCTCCAGTTGGAGGTCGATCAGCTCTTCCCGATGGCGGAGACGCTGCAACTGATGCGGTTCGCCGAGCTCAAGGGCGCGGACCTGCGGCTGACCCCGGCGGCGCGGCGCTATGCCCAGGCCGATGTCGACACGCGCAAGGGCCTGTTCGCCCAGGCGCTGCTCGCGCATGTCCCGCTTGCCGGCCATATCCGCCGCATCCTCGACGAGCGGCCCGGCCATGTCGCGCCCGCCCGCCGCTTCCGCGACGAGCTGGAGGACCATATGTCGCCCGACTATGCCGCCGGGACGCTGAGCGCGGTGACGCATTGGGCGCGCTATGCCGAGATCTTCGCCTATGACGAGGATGCCGACCGCTTCAGCCTGGAAGATCCGAGCTGATGCGGGCGGCATCCTGGGGGGCGTGGCTGCTGCTGGCGGCGCCGGGCCCCGCCTTCGCGGCCGGCGGCGGCCATGTCGTCGACGATGCGGCGGTCGAGGCGCCCGGCGCCTGCCATGTCGAAAGCTGGGTCACGCGGTCGAGCCATGGCGCGGGGCTGATCAATGTCGCGCCGGCCTGCACCCGCGAGGCATGGCC is part of the Rhizorhabdus wittichii RW1 genome and harbors:
- a CDS encoding ABC transporter related (PFAM: ABC transporter related~SMART: AAA ATPase) — its product is MAATILDRRPLVRVVNVRHHYGRGHGRALVLDNVDLTLDENEIVGLLGRSGSGKSTLLRSIAGLIAPSEGEVRFVPSEDGSPPSVSMVFQTFALFPWLTVLQNVELGLEARRVPAAERRTRALAAIDLIGLDGFENAYPKELSGGMRQRVGLARALVVDPSLLLMDEPFSALDVLTAETLRTDLLDLWSEGRMPIRSILIVTHNIEEAVLMCDRILVFSSNPGRVAAEIRVDLPQPRDRLDPAFRALVDEIYALMTARPAAAPAHDGLFPGTGIAMALPVVSTNALAGLIEEVDGAPFDGEASLADLADQLQLEVDQLFPMAETLQLMRFAELKGADLRLTPAARRYAQADVDTRKGLFAQALLAHVPLAGHIRRILDERPGHVAPARRFRDELEDHMSPDYAAGTLSAVTHWARYAEIFAYDEDADRFSLEDPS